Sequence from the Janthinobacterium lividum genome:
AATCGACGTGGCAATCCGGCTCACCCGAAGGGGCCAGCACGGGCTGGGGCGGCCGGGCGGCCGACGTGGCCGGCTCGCTCAATACGAATGCCATGTTCACGGCCATTTCCGCTGCGGGCAACACTGTCTTTCTCAGCGGGCGCCAGGTGCGCCAGTTCCAAGTGGGCCAGGCGGGCGCCGTGCCCATCCGCGGCTTGAGCGGCAACCTGTTTGGCAGCACGGGCGGTGCGGGCGCATTGCAAGCCATCATCAACGATGCGGGAAGCGACCTGATCGAACAGGAGCACGTGGCCGTCGTGCAGCGCGCCATTTCCAGCCAGAGCATCCTCAGCGGCGCCATGCTGGCAGCCGGCGCGGGCGGCGTGCCCAATCCCCCGCCCTACATCAATCCGAACACGGGCGTGTCCGGCGTCAATCCGCTGGCCGTGCAATTGCAGACCGTGGCGCGCATCATCGGCGGGCGCGGCGCCCTGGGGGCGAAACGGCAAGTGTTTTATGTGACACTGAGCAGCTTCGACACGCATGACCGGCAAAAAGTGCTGCATGCCGACCTGATGGCCCGCCTGGCCCATGCGCTGGCGTACTTCGACACGACCCTGGCGGCCCTGCAGGGCGCGGACCTGCGGCGCCAGGTGACGACGTTTACAGCGTCGGACTTCGGCCGCACCTTCAGCAGCAACGGCGACGGCACGGATCACGGCTGGGGCGCGCACCACTTTGTCGTGGGCGGCGCCGTGAAGGGCCGCGACATCTACGGCGCCTTCCCCGTCACGGGCCTGGGCCATGAGCTGGACGTCGGTTCCGGCGCCCTGCTGCCGACCACCTCCGTCGACCAGTACGGCGCCACGCTGGCCAAGTGGTTCGGCGTGGCCGACAGCCAGCTGGCCGGGGTCTTCCCGAACATCGGCAACTTCAGCCGGCGCGACCTGGGTTTCATGACGACAATTTAACCGTTCACCGCGACAATCAGGGTGACGACATAGCCCTGCGTGGCATTGCCCGTCACCGTGGCCATCTGCAAGCTGGTGCCGTCGCTGAAGACATTGTCGGTGGCATAGCTGATCTGCGACAGATTGCGCACGCTGGCCGTGTAGCCGCTGGCCGTGTAAGCCTCGCTCAACGTTGCCATCGGAAAAGTAAACTGCGACGTCTTGATGCGGTTCGCGGCAGAGGCCGCCTTGGCCAGGCTGGGATAGACCTCGAAATGCACGTGCGGCATGCGTCCCGCGTAGCAACCGGGAAAGATGGTCGTGAAGCTGAGGTTGCCGGCGCTGTCCGTTTCCTGCACGCCGCGCAAGTAATTCTGCGCCGTCACGCCGCTCGAATACAGCGAATACAAGCCTTCGCGGTCGCAATGCCACAGATAGACGGCGTAGCCGGCCAGGCTGGCGCAATTGCCGCTGGCGTTAAGCAACTGCAAATTGATGGTCAATGGCACGCCCGCCGCCATGCCCGTTGCGCCATTGAAACTGGCGCGGATATCGCTGCGCACGACGCCCGACTGGTTCAGCACGTTGATGATGCTGCCGCCACTCGTGTTCGTGCCATCGGCCGGATACGGCCCGCCCGTTTCTTCGGGAATCACCGTGCAGGCGCCCGTGGTCGGTATCGTGACGGTGCCGGCGCTGCCAGCGGCAGCGCTGCTGCTTCCCGTGCTGCTGGCGTCCGACCCGCCGCCGCAGCTCATCAAA
This genomic interval carries:
- a CDS encoding DUF1501 domain-containing protein; its protein translation is MQNLPFSRRRFLGSMLSLAGTTAAPFALNLAAMGNAAAQTAGDYKAMVCLFMAGGNDAFNTVLATDPTSWNEYARLRNTGGVDSIHLPGVGETGGVLPIVPATAQTGRAFALHPQLAPLKDLFDNGRAAIVANVGTLIQPATLAQYKAGSVALPPKLFSHNDQQSTWQSGSPEGASTGWGGRAADVAGSLNTNAMFTAISAAGNTVFLSGRQVRQFQVGQAGAVPIRGLSGNLFGSTGGAGALQAIINDAGSDLIEQEHVAVVQRAISSQSILSGAMLAAGAGGVPNPPPYINPNTGVSGVNPLAVQLQTVARIIGGRGALGAKRQVFYVTLSSFDTHDRQKVLHADLMARLAHALAYFDTTLAALQGADLRRQVTTFTASDFGRTFSSNGDGTDHGWGAHHFVVGGAVKGRDIYGAFPVTGLGHELDVGSGALLPTTSVDQYGATLAKWFGVADSQLAGVFPNIGNFSRRDLGFMTTI
- a CDS encoding intradiol ring-cleavage dioxygenase gives rise to the protein MELHDHGLASDLEMMRQQAAERRQVLRWLLAGAATLPLMSCGGGSDASSTGSSSAAAGSAGTVTIPTTGACTVIPEETGGPYPADGTNTSGGSIINVLNQSGVVRSDIRASFNGATGMAAGVPLTINLQLLNASGNCASLAGYAVYLWHCDREGLYSLYSSGVTAQNYLRGVQETDSAGNLSFTTIFPGCYAGRMPHVHFEVYPSLAKAASAANRIKTSQFTFPMATLSEAYTASGYTASVRNLSQISYATDNVFSDGTSLQMATVTGNATQGYVVTLIVAVNG